In the Harmonia axyridis chromosome 3, icHarAxyr1.1, whole genome shotgun sequence genome, one interval contains:
- the LOC123676206 gene encoding serine-protein kinase ATM isoform X4, which yields MEFKTRSFKEDPLSVKRVKMESPIADLIHSIETSQQWTWINIMCTLLKIYPNIITESYFSSLLQILSKLQVECKDNTLAHHIYCCLILLEEIQNSLQLGEYSEIQNTWIIIRDTALRTFGLNQKDPELHNLLQKLLVGSFNINSGSILQTYLSDVLDVTEHNLMTLCKIFDQLNTSQSNTQKKLLIKWIFNKNNSGDYSYLSKNITAKILVGLIANKWLASSNEADFYKTENSEEPFQEIADIYLKVGFDTSLISTRDKKTHKMNKYNKKKVILQEDLCIFLKDSIQTCLDIIEEIETSIKLIQLLNLTILIKNILSNLLNFQLIEEKDIDENILLEIMMSLFEKINSFLIFCCDRILDDVMISFLCKSMILMQKIFADSSNTYFDKKIRRIITTDQLMTVFKILIEDEREQKYDFKQLKLPLLNLRKLVIKTLVTYSCGLPKLVTYDQKCMFDALVGFKYSIDEYSNCDLPFTFLKSIMESKIEKLDDFQVAAVLSLLFCLCQERYKYYSCAKDILEFIHYFSTTVANYGNEESKTKMMGMLHPFYVERKHYGPEYNVILINCMGKLYEIDVLENFAKWNGTEVILKLPEFLCDEYLEVRFVAIQNIVKFFEISSARKKIEDFHLQEIIFQKICDKSDKIFEVEGNLSEERQIDEIVSRSASALHLLCSVLITSHQWRENALFVLFKIIHKRHLDSFPKVLKMIARQLNLEHDLIFLEKYSGAILRRWLNEELSLDSFLFSLFSCGSETVFYKKYLKEIVPFFIEKQKDLDVLKHTGKSMASILDECFSTLCIRSLISNITKLSNFEFENNNMVKILMEHFGELEFKSNFAAKIDEIILTLLSSIEDEKNFYEKFNITLILSKSSAHTINVDDFNKAINIIKDYVCSGKSLLPFLFTENVQKLQKIMMKLNVKIHDSIALEEKLVAFHHYTIMNDLSVEHFNLSEAREYFIRDICYSLIRIIKNNSEYSELRKSAILYFKECSKKLINFPEVKKHYVPIVSTFINIIIEEKDEVLFNPSLDILNYLIISLKDTFEDNVKSMDDLPEHQLLVELCQFQTKLKNSSEEMCLKKEIRNFISNGYTNKDCSSKIDTLKNLKVYLFTQKRQLKNLYKDLSKLNGFSEDCENSLLHQLVSLLVDLCHSKDKGVSMEALKCLGELGPSDLMTLIVKPDKLLTLENSTPEEFFTGLVISLLNTYLIDDNIQLMCPSVAILFDTINTLEGRKVLGEDYGYGPIPNKYFIPFFTDKRPKSFIINLKKSMDELASKINQNQLWCPNETMEYDDWIRNLLCNLLQTLSDCYLVRLIPICKLKIEFCEVLLPSLIYLLVSLNEKVNTIIIGKINKFFEEHWLAIMSSCKKNRIILNKKAVKVMLSVVHFVRVTKKNIKIKKKMEDLDLDYLKIAKAAQYCSAYFTSLLYTEIWCHSKVEVNNSFSFKSSILDFIHETNNEESSLAILNILRSSYKAIGDVDSLQGCGTSLLLNPELRIEHFKDSGLWDQAILCQNMQISQGIPMSKDMLMDSFKHCGLYETSLMCNDPQIPPDYECMWRLSSWTSSDVKQTDNLKQASFKNRMEKYKYLILKGVHERDVFSVMEYIGEARLSIVEKLKHTSLESSSNLYGILVYLQGFNEIEDFLNAYSNIDDLNLIIKKWCQQDDIEKKFEYVEPIMTQRMVLLNDFIKESEDVAVYKNHLINLALKLSEKARKENINHFGIRSLNFIRNLPRLTQDHENRILLEDAQLCWINNNKLISRRILNKISGNENIDPKLRSEALKLSGKWSAETYSENANAIIKNYLEASLTMIEDSEKTKNDLKSIYETYDTLGRFADREYQQITAHISSEVFQKKIENFQKSTEALKHFKKATTIEEKQAKIIQERQSTIDQVEIENTKKEKEYFLQISLKYYMKNLSCSDDSHLQIFRVMALFLENRTSETIGELVEKYIQKIPTYKFLTILPQLIPHIADENNADFFSLKANEIIHKCAKEHPHHTLPIILSLANSLKDSEYSKGKTKITINEERVSEAKKIIMSLKKEPSLRKIINELEDVSDALVELAYVVPKENKRKYDISKRSKIASVKNFSSVSMLTHNLKIQQNGKYENIIGIYSYDSQYSLVGGKNVPKKIKCIGTDGYPYEQLVKGQDDLRQDAVMQQVFTIMNSLLSADKHSHGLKIRTYKIVPLSMRSGVLEWAKNTMPVGVYLTGDAEIEGAHQRYRPQDKRPSTCRNEIADAAKTNAENRLKVFNKICREFKPVFHKFFEENFLHPTVWYERRRAFIHSVATTSMVGYILGLGDRHVSNILIDKTTAELVHIDFGIAFEQGRILPTPETVPFRLTRDFVDAMGISGVEGAFKKSCEKTMNVMKDNYQTIMAILEVLLYDPLYSWTVSVAEANKRQRLSLDDTTNYRTSPQSSETDSSVNTTAQRALMRLKAKLLGTEEGTPMSVEHQVGVLIHQAMDPANLSKLYCGWQAYL from the exons ATGGAATTCAAAACAAGAAGTTTCAAGGAAGATCCATTAAGCGTCAAAAGAGTAAAAATGGAATCACCTATTGCAGATCTTATACATTCAATTGAAACGAGTCAACAATGGACATG GATAAATATTATGTGCACTCTACTGAAAATATATCCAAATATAATTACTGAGTCATATTTTTCATCACTGCTACAAATTCTATCAAAACTACAAGTTGAGTGTAAAGATAACACCTTAGCTCATCATATATATTGTTGTTTAATCTTGCTTGAAGAAATTCAGAATTCTCTTCAACTCGGAGAATATTCGGAAATTCAAAATACTTGGATCATCATCCGTGATACAGCTTTGAG GACTTTTGGATTAAATCAAAAGGATCCAGAGTTGCATAATCTTCTTCAGAAGCTTTTAGTAGGTTCCTTCAACATCAATTCTGGAAGCATACTCCAAACATATCTTTCAGATGTTTTGGATGTAACAGAACACAATTTAATGactttatgtaaaatttttgaTCAACTGAATACATCACAATCTAATACACAGAAAAAACTATTAATCAAATGGATTTTCAACAAGAATAATTCGGGAGATTATAGTTATCTATCGAAAAACATTACAGCAAAAATTTTGGTTGGTCTTATTGCTAATAAGTGGCTTGCTTCTTCAAATGAAGCAGATTTCTATAAAACAGAAAATAGTGAAGAACCTTTCCAAGAAATTGCAGATATTTATTTGAAGGTTGGATTTGATACATCACTAATATCTACTAGGGATAAAAAGACacacaaaatgaataaatacaacaaaaaaaaagttatattgCAAGAagatttatgtatttttttgaaagattcaatTCAAACATGCTTAGacataattgaagaaattgaaacgTCGATTAAACTGATACAATTATTAAACCTCACAATACTTATAAAGAATATTTTAAGTAATTTGTTGAACTTTCAATTAATTGAGGAAAAGGATATTGACGAAAATATCCTACTAGAAATTATGATGTCGctgtttgaaaaaataaacagtTTCTTGATCTTTTGCTGTGATAGAATTTTAGATGATGTGATGATTTCTTTTTTATGCAAAAGTATGATTCTTATGCAAAAAATTTTTGCTGATTCTTCAAAtacttattttgataaaaaaatcaggAGAATTATAACAACAGATCAGCTGATGACAGTCTTCAAGATTCTGATTGAAGATGAAAGAG AACAAAAATATGACtttaaacaattaaaattacCACTACTAAATTTGAGGAAGCTTGTTATTAAAACATTGGTTACTTATTCTTGTGGTCTGCCAAAACTAGTGACATATGATCAAAAATGTATGTTTGATGCTTTAGTGGGATTTAAATATAGCATCGATGAATATTCAAACTGTGATTTG ccttttacatttttgaaaagtaTAATGGaaagtaaaattgaaaaacttgatGATTTCCAAGTTGCTGCAGTATTGTCTCTTCTGTTCTGTTTATGTCAAGAAAGATATAAATACTATTCTTGTGCAAAAGATATATTAGAGTTCATACACT atTTTTCCACAACAGTTGCAAATTATGGAAATGaagaatcaaaaacaaaaatgatgGGTATGCTTCATCCATTTTATGTGGAACGTAAACATTATGGACCAGAATATAATGTTATTTTAATAAATTGTATGGGAAAATTATATGAG ATCGATGTTCTAGAAAATTTTGCTAAATGGAATGGCACTGAAGTGATATTGAAGTTACCAGAATTTCTTTGTGATGAGTACTTAGAAGTTAGATTTGTTGCTATCcaaaatattgttaaattttttgaaatatcatctgctagaaaaaaaattgaggatttTCACTTACAAGAAATTATATTCCAGAAAATTTGTGATAAA AGTGATAAAATTTTCGAAGTAGAAGGAAATTTATCTGAAGAAAGACAAATAGATGAGATTGTTTCTAGATCTGCTAGTGCATTACATCTTTTATGTTCTGTACTGATAACTAGTCATCAATGGAGAGAAAATGCTCTCTTTGTTctattcaaaataattcataaGCGTCATCTGG ATTCTTTTCCAAAAGTATTGAAAATGATTGCAAGACAGTTGAACCTGGAACATGACCTtatatttttggagaaatattcAGGTGCCATTCTCAGAAGATGGTTGAATGAAGAACTTAGCTTAGATAGCTTCCTTTTCTCTTTATTTAGTTGTGGCAGTGAAACTGTTTTTTATAAGAAGTATTTGAAAGAAATTGTGCCGTTTTTTATTGAGAAACAAAAGGATTTAGATGTTTTAAAACACACTGGAAAATCAATGGCTTCTATTTTGGAT GAGTGCTTTTCAACTTTATGTATAAGAAGCTTAATATCCAATATTACCAAACTCtctaattttgaatttgagaatAATAATATGGTTAAGATTCTAATGGAACATTTTGGAGAACTTGAATTTAAATCCAATTTTGCTGCAAAAATCGATGAAATAATATTAACTCTATTATCATCTATTGAGGAtgagaaaaatttttatgaaaaattcaatataaccCTGATTCTTTCGAAATCTTCCGCACATACTATTAATGTTGATGATTTCAATAAAGCCATTAATATCATTAAG GACTATGTATGTTCTGGAAAATCCTTGCTGCCATTTTTATTTACTGAGAATGTCCAGAAACTTCAGAAGATAATGATGAAGTTGAATGTCAAAATTCATGATTCTATTGCATTAGAGGAAAAATTGGTAGCATTTCATCATTACACTATAATGAATGATTTATCTGTAGAGCATTTTAATTTATCTGAAGCTAGGGAATACTTTATAAGAGATATATGTTACTCCCTTATcagaattattaaaaataattctgaatattCAGAGCTCCGGAAAAGTGCCATTTTATATTTCAAGGAATGCTCTAAGAAGTTGATTAATTTTCCAGAAGTTAAAAAACATTATGTACCTATAGTTTCAACATTCATCAATATTATTATCGAGGAAAAAGATGAAGTTCTTTTTAATCCATCTTTGGATATCTTAAATTATTTGATTATCAGCCTTAAAGACACTTTCGAAGATAATGTTAAAAGTATGGATGATTTACCTGAACATCAGCTGTTAGTAGAATTATGCCAGTTCCAaactaaattgaaaaattctagTGAAGAAATGTGTCTGAAGAAAGAAATTAGGAATTTTATTAGTAATGGTTATACAAACAAAGattgctcttcaaaaattgataCTCTGAAGAACTTGAAAGTATATTTATTTACTCAAAAaagacaattgaaaaatttatataagGACCTCAGTAAACTCAATGGTTTTTCTGAAGATTGTGAGAACAGTTTACTACATCAGTTGGTTAGCCTGCTGGTGGATTTGTGTCATTCTAAAGATAAAGGA GTAAGTATGGAAGCTTTAAAATGTTTGGGCGAACTAGGACCATCAGATTTGATGACTTTAATAGTTAAACCAGACAAATTGTTAACTTTAGAAAATTCAACTCCGGAGGAATTTTTTACTGGGCTAGTAATATCTTTGTTGAATACATATCTTATTGATGATAATATTCAACTTATGTGTCCAAGTGTTGCCATTTTATTTGATACTATCAATACATTGGAAGGTAGAAAGGTATTAG GAGAGGATTATGGATATGGACCTATTCCAAATAAGTATTTCATTCCATTCTTCACTGACAAAAGGCCCAAATCcttcattataaatttgaagaaaagtaTGGATGAGCTTGCATCTAAAAttaatcagaatcaattatgGTGTCCAAATGAAACAATGGAATATGATGATTGGATAAGAAATTTACTCTGTAACCTATTACAAACTTTATCAGATTGTTATTTGGTCCGGTTAATACCAATTTGTAAACTTAAG attgaattttgtGAGGTTTTACTCCCCTCTTTAATTTATCTTTTGGTTAgtttgaatgaaaaagttaatactatAATAATTGGAAAAATCAACAAGTTCTTTGAAGAACATTGGTTGGCAATAATGTCATCTTGtaaaaagaatcgtataatacTCAATAAGAAAGCTGTGAAAGTGATGTTGAGTGTAGTTCATTTTGTGAGagttaccaaaaaaaatatcaagataAAAAA gaaaatggAAGATCTCGATTTAGACTATTTGAAAATAGCCAAGGCTGCACAATACTGCAGTGCATATTTTACATCTTTATTGTATACTGAGATATGGTGTCATTCTAAAGTTGAAGTaaataattctttttcatttAAAAGCTCCATATTGGATTTTATTCATGAAACAAACAACGAAGAAAGTTCTTTGGCTATACTTAATATATTAAGATCT tcTTATAAAGCTATTGGCGATGTGGATTCACTTCAAGGTTGTGGAACATCTTTATTATTAAATCCTGAGCTTCGAATAGAACATTTTAAGGATTCTGGATTGTGGGATCAGGCAATATTATGTCAGAATATGCAAATATCGCAAGGCATACCAATGTCTAAAGATATGTTAATGGATAGTTTCAAACACTGTGGATTATATGAGACTTCATTAATGTGCAACGATCCTCAAATACCACCAGATTATGAATGCATGTGGAGATTAAGTAGCTGGACTTCATCAGATGTGAAACAAACAGATAATTTAAAACAGGCTTCATTCAAAAATAGAATGGAAAAGTACAAGTATCTTATACTAAAAGGAGTTCATGAAAGAGATGTTTTCAGTGTAATGGAATATATAGGAGAAGCTAGACtttcaattgttgaaaaactGAAGCATACTAGTTTGGAAAGTAGCAGTAATCTCTATGGAATTCTTGTTTACTTACAGGGTTTCAATGAAATTGAGGACTTTTTGAATGCATATTCGAATATTGATGACCTTAAtctcattataaaaaaatggtgtcaaCAAGAtgatattgagaaaaaatttgaatatgttgAACCGATTATGACGCAAAGGATGGTGCTTCTCAATGATTTTATCAAAGAATCTGAAGATGTTGCAGTCTATAAAAACCATCTGATTAATTTAGCCCTGAAATTATCtg AGAAagcaagaaaagaaaatataaaccATTTTGGAATTCGTTCATTGAATTTTATAAGAAACCTACCAAGGCTTACACAAGATCATGAAAACAGAATTTTACTTGAAGATGCACAATTATGTTGGATAAATAATAACAAGCTCATTAGCAGAAGAATTCTGAATAAAATATctggaaatgaaaatatcgatCCAAA ACTAAGATCTGAAGCTCTCAAATTGAGTGGAAAATGGAGTGCAGAAACATACTCAGAAAATGCTAATGCTATAATCAAGAACTATTTAGAAGCTTCTTTGACTATGATTGAAGATTCtgagaaaacaaaaaatgatttgaaatctaTTTATGAAACCTATGATACGTTAGGAAGATTTGCAGATAGAGAATATCAACAG ATTACTGCTCACATCTCCTCAGAGGTTTTCCAGAAAAagatagaaaattttcaaaaatctactGAAGCCTTGAAACACTTCAAAAAAGCTACTACAATAGAAGAAAAACAagcaaaaattattcaagaaagaCAAAGTACGATTGATCAAGTGGAAATTGAAAAtaccaaaaaagaaaaagagtacTTTTTACAAATTTCCCTTAA GTATTACATGAAAAATCTATCATGCAGCGATGACAGCCATTTACAAATTTTCAGAGTTATGGCATTATTCCTGGAGAATAGAACATCAGAGACTATCGGAGaacttgttgaaaaatatatccaAAAGATTCCTACCTACAAATTCCTTACAATACTGCCCCAGCTTATTCCACATATCGCTGATGAAAATAATGCAGATTTCTTTTCCCTCAAGgcaaatgaaataattcataaatgtGCAAAAGAACACCCTCATCATACACTACCAATAATCTTATCATTAGCTAACTCGTTGAAAGATTCTGAATATAGTAAAGGAAAAACTAAAATTACCATTAATGAGGAAAGGGTTTCAGAGGCTAAGAAAATAATCATGTCATTAAAAAAAGAGCCTTCTttgaggaaaataataaatgaattagAAGATGTTTCTGATGCTCTAGTTGAGCTAGCATATGTTGTAccaaaagaaaataaaagaaaatatgacATATCAAAGAGAAGTAAAATTGCCAGTGTTAAAAATTTCTCTAGTGTTTCAATGCTTACACATAATTTAAAAATCCAACAAAatggaaaatatgaaaatataattg GAATATATTCTTATGATTCTCAGTACAGTTTGGTAGGAGGTAAAAATGTTCCCAAAAAAATTAAGTGTATAGGTACAGATGGTTATCCATATGAACAGCTTGTGAAGGGACAAGATGATCTAAGACAAGATGCTGTTATGCAACAAGTTTTCACCATAATGAATAGTTTGCTATCAGCTGACAAGCATTCCCACGGTTTGAAAATCAGGACTTACAAG ATCGTTCCTCTCTCCATGAGAAGTGGAGTTTTAGAATGGGCTAAAAATACAATGCCTGTAGGTGTATACCTCACTGGAGATGCAGAAATAGAAGGGGCTCATCAGAGATACCGGCCACAAGACAAAAGACCATCAACTTGTAGAAATGAAATTGCG GATGCAGCTAAAACAAATGCTGAAAACAGACTGAAagtatttaataaaatttgtAGAGAATTCAAACCTGTGTTCCATAAGTTTTTTGAAGAGAATTTTCTACATCCTACAGTTTGGTATGAGAGAAGAAGGGCTTTTATACATAGTGTGGCTACTACAAGTATGGTTGGATATATCTTAGGCCTTGGAGATAGGCATGTTAGCAATATCTTGATAGATAAAACCACTGCCGAATTAGTACATATTGATTTTG GTATTGCTTTTGAACAGGGTAGGATATTGCCTACTCCAGAGACAGTACCTTTTCGGCTCACAAGAGATTTTGTTGATGCTATGGGAATCTCTGGTGTTGAAGGTGCTTTCAAAAA ATCATGTGAGAAAACTATGAATGTAATGAAGGATAATTATCAAACTATCATGGCCATATTAGAAGTTTTATTATATGATCCTTTATATAGTTGGACAGTAAGTGTGGCAGAAGCTAATAAAAGGCAACGCTTATCTCTTGATGATACAACAAACTACAGAACATCACCCCAATCCAGTGAAACAG ATTCTTCAGTGAATACTACTGCTCAGAGAGCTCTAATGAGACTCAAAGCCAAACTTCTTGGTACAGAAGAAGGAACTCCCATGAGTGTGGAACATCAAGTGGGAGTTTTAATACATCAAGCCATGGACCCAGCTaatctttcaaaattatattgtggCTGGCAGGCATATTTATGA